The Lactuca sativa cultivar Salinas chromosome 2, Lsat_Salinas_v11, whole genome shotgun sequence genome includes the window GTTGGATCGTAGAATCAGGGTTATTATGACTtatgactcggcaagtcgatAGGCTGACTCGGCGACTCGAGTCAatcagaatgttgactttgaccaagggtaaaatagtcattttaccataTGCAAGCTTATCAAATTTTCTAACTAAGTATTATTGTATAGAGTTAGCCGGGGAGTCGTGGGAGCAGCCAACAGTGATTCCTCACGTACGAGTTTAGCATCCAGTTTGAGAGGTGAGACTTCCTTCAGTTGGaccgggtctaaggcaccaaggccgactcgtatatgtaatatgttattagttgagtgtgggcggggcccgaatctcatagtattatttgagtatagTTATGTGACTGTTTGTTAGAtatacttgttgtatgtgtgatacttgtatacaTGTTAGTAGTGGAGTGTGGGTAGGGCCCGAGTCTCCTagacagcggagtgtgggcggggaccaaatctgtgacaacccgaaattttcattcggtcaaaccctaaaagtcaatcacttcatattataagtcaatttcatttctatttgtttttaacaaatttaaagttcgtatGACTATTATAATAAATATTCTTTAAACAAACGGGTGAAAGGATGTGccgtctcgagtcttgaaatttcaaaaccgcgaataccacgtggcttagaagttcacggccaaacttttatgtttgggcctcAAATTACTCCCAAAAACCGTAAAAtcatgcttatgcatgagtttactccccaaaatactTCATTTCTAACTTTCaacctaaagagtaaactccaaaacactctcaactatcatcccggttTTTGCCCGATTTCCcaaaaacgtaagtgtttctcgacttgattagttgatataacataacatctagtgattatacatcctttaatccatccatttatgtgttttgactagttttccaaaacaccaagaacaccaagaacacacactagtgttcttggacttttagttcATTTCAAGTTCCTgcaaagtaagtacttctatcctagagtcatttaaagcttgatatacatattaatatcaaataaaagtcccaagaacaccaacaacaaggtgttcacagttttgggaggctcccaaaaccgtaaacaccaagaatagggccaaagtggtgccttagggtgcctagatgcttcataatgccttagggacttgtctagatccatccttgatgtgtttatcacctaaaagaacaagaaaacaatcatttatatgtgtttacggtttggggatctcccaaaaccataaacacctcaaaaggtgtataaatgtcccatatttgttccttatgcctagaatctaacctagactattaccatgctgagctaaggacttgaaaacaccccaaataccataaaacttatgagtttacggtATTAAACTCAAAGGAAACTGGTAAAgggaccataaactccatttaggagtgaaatggtgccctagttccttccaTGGTCACATACATCAAGTAGAAAGGCTTCTAAGGACTCTTAaagcttcaaacaacaaatggtcacaaAGGGGGTGAGCTTACGACTGTAAACCCAAGGGTTTATGACATAAACCCTTTTCTAGTGACCataagaccgtaaactccctaaaggagtgttccttgaaccccaagcacactagcctttccctacaacacttggtTGTagcccttgtgatctttaacacttgaaacaaagtgttaccatgttctagagtgtcttaacttataTTATTAGAGATAAAGtgactaattagttatatatatatatatatatatatatatatatatattgattatatgataactaggctcgttgcgtgtgtacaagtctccacttgtcacctagcatcgtatccgacacttcaatccaatccactcactacatgtgagttcatacccctaaattaaccttttaaatattttcaaatgtttataaatactttaatggggggggggatacaagtagaaaacaaacatgctatagaatcaatcacatgcgatttataactgtgttttcatccaactgatttcacatgcttcaaaatgtgatgtatgaaatggtttttatcttaaaaatactttgttatcaaatgtattatttttgaaatgtttattaaaatggcatcaagtcattgttaattattgttcaaaactcttaaatgtcttacaaaaccattttcatcttcttgaacaaaactatatgtatacacttatgttcttatatacgtattgatatgatagctttcatccttcattcagtttcccacactcttgtgtagcaagggtgtataaacctgcttggacaatcaattaccttccagttaactattatagggatagttaggagatacaaaacattattcctattacaaggaattacaccagagtcagttcattcatgagtctatactatacattacatgttacatgaatacgtctacatcgatacacttacatgaatacatttacatatatacatttatttgtatacacttacatgggtACTTGTACCTGGATTCACtatgatgagttactagtacattatgtgtaaattgtTCTGCCTATCCTAGTTCAAAAGGATAActtgacgggactaaccattccggaacccacctgttagcaatagaggtaatgaacatctacatatgcctacggttaatacttatattaggagtacctttacgggactaaccattccttaaacctgctgctagctacaaaggaaaatgaacaatctacagatgttcaaggttatacatttcggcagtcgcgatgtcgcgtttatcctaatgcaaaaggataatacttttatggttatattttccttattacttttattttgtgttacattcacataaacgaggaggtagactatatattgttaatagtagtcataaaagggaaaaccatctttgttacagcaaaacgtacaggtcttggtagaagactactttcaaaacatttgggtcttcgtGGAAGACTTCTCTTATACtgataggaaatatgggattttctagggtttttcatacttatatcaattgtttcattcaaagatttacatggcattcataacaactttccaaaataagacaatgacacttaaatacttatgaattcaccagctttatgctgatactcgctttcaaaataacttgtattctcaggtcacacgtagacaggtacgatggccaggttttgagaagacggagcacagacaagactcatcttttattttgatttcatattttggtgtcttattacttttaaagaacacgcatgtattaaatatttacttttaatgcaatggatgatgttgttgcttgtttactactttgcattgttatgatactgtacatgacgtcctccacccctgaacgttttcaccgtttttggttttggggtgtgacaaaatctcCTAGAcaacggagtgtgggcggggcctgaatctcctagacagcggagtgtgggcagggcccaaaTATCCATGAGAGTGTACGGGGACCGCATCTCATAATTGCAtgttatttgtatggtatgtggtagtttggggtagctcactaagcttcgtgcttacagtttttagttttggtttcaggtacttttgctAGCAAAGGGAATGGCTcaggatgatcgcatgacacacaccatcgCTTCTAGCCTGGGAtattttactctgatatttgacaAGATATTTTGATACTTGACAGTTGTTATGACATTTTTGGAGATACATGGTTTATGATGTTTACTTGATGAcgatatttatgttttaaataatgaattaaaaacgaaatttttagactgtatttttggaATGTTTCAGCAATATTACAAAACATATATTTTCAAGATACCAGAGACCCCTATATATACTAAAAAATTGAGTGCTCTACATGACTATTGCATGCATGAGTATTAGGGTGCTCAAAAATAACCGAATCCGAACATCTGAATCTGAATATCCAATTATCCGATTCGAAATTATCTAAAAATTTGGATATCTGTAATTTCGGATATCTATTTTTTCGGATTCGGATTCAGATAGATATTTCGTATATCCGATATCTggaattttttgtttttcattatttaataatttttatatttaatatttaattgcCGTTACATGAATTATTACAGTTATATATGAATATTTTGCTTGCGTTAGTTACAATTGTTATTCGTTTTTTGTTGTCTACATCACTAACAATACGACTAACCTCCTAGAGAGAGTCAAAGAAGGAGCTAACTACTCGGATTCTAATTTCAATTCTTAATatttaatatacttaatgatCCATACTATAAATCCACTAACATTATATAAGGTTCCTATGTCTTTAATTGTATTGTAACATAACCTAACGAAAGAAGGCGCTAAATATTACATCAATTTGTTtcgtattttttaaaaattatttttgttGTTTGAATGTTTTTATATAATGAATAAAATGTTCTATGGTAATACCATGTGTTTTAAAAGATTATAATAAAGTAAAACTAGAGTTACAATGTCAAGTCCTGCAATgtcttaaaaaaaatacaattacaATGTCAAGTCTTGTAGGATCTTCATTAACCGTTGGGTATATCCAAAACATCTTTAAAGTTATTATCGAAACACTTAACCAAATCACATTATCTTCACAAGTTGTGATTTCAAATATATTGAACTGCATGGATCAACAAAATATGCATGAGCATGATTAAATTCTTCATAGATGTGGAtgataagatgaagaaaataCGGAAGCGAGTAGTGCAAAACTTTGCCCTAAGGCCTTGGAAGATGAAcgatgaacacgaagaacatataCTTGAGTCTTCAACAAGAATTGGTTAAGCTTATTCCCTAAGGCTTTTTAAGTGTTTGAAGGTTGCCAAAATCCAGAGAAATCGTAGGGGAAAAGTATGGAATCAATGAGGGAGTGTCTTTATCTATAAGGGAGTTAAAAACTGATTTTCGTGTTCAGAACATCGTCGTCATCCTAGGACCTCTCAAACATGTCTTGAGCGTTTTTTCATGGAACACAACGTCCCATAAATTAATGAATACTCCCCAAAAATGTTGCGTTCCATTCCTTCATCCGAAGATGACCTAGAAACCCATGCTTATCTGATGCTGATTTACATCATGAAAATGTCCAAACTCGAAACACTTTTTTTTTCCGCTTGATTTGTTTGATTAGACCCATGATCAGTGATCGATGCAAAAAGTTTAAGTAGTGGtggcacaaaaaaaaaaaattcgaacAAATATAAAATAGTAGTGACACTTATATTTTAACACGTTATACCTATTGAAAAAAAATGTTACACTAACGACCATAATCAGAGTGGTGGCCCGGGCACTACATAGATCTGCCAATACATGTGATATTACCTTGGGTTGATATGTATGTCCTCATACAACCCTTGTGGATATGTTTTAAACAATTCATCAAAGTAAAACATTCACAGACAACAAACATATTTTACTTCAACCAACTAAAAGTAATTTATTAACCAAAAATGGACCGACCAATGAATATCTTCTATGTATATTATACAAAATACAATAAAAGCTTTTAAGGTTAATATCAAAGTAAAGAGTGGTTCTTGATGTTAAATAAACGATAGCAAGTAATTTTCCAGGGGCCAACAGGTAATAGCTGTATAAATTAGGGACCGCTAAGCAATTGGCTTTAACTTTTAATCGTTCTGTAGGTTAAAGAACTTGCAGGAGGGTTTTTCAATCAGCGCGCCGGAGAAACAGAGGCCAAAGCAAAGTCGCAAATGGAATCAACCAAAGACGCAGCAACGATACTGGACGTGAGGTCGGTGGTTGAAGCAATTTCTACTGATGACGATAATGCCCctgtgtaccaggtcgaaagCCTCTGTATGCGCTGCCATGAAAATGTATACTCTTTCTCTCCTTCTACCTCTTCtcctccacacacacacacacttatacATACATATGTGATTATCTCAACTCGGACAATAAGAAGCTACAGGCTGATTAGGGCTTGAAATATGATGTCTTTTCTAATTTTAGAATTGTATGAAATTTAAACTTCCTGAATAAACGTATGGCATAGGTGTGATGTTCCTGTTAGGTTTTCATTTGGAGGCGCTAGGTTCTATGCAAAGTATTCAAAGGTTGATGTCGTTTGTTTTTATGAAAGAGAAGTGTTGCAAGTGCACGACTTTTAGTTGTTTCAGTTTGACACATTTTTTCAGTTATTTATGGCTGTTACAGTTTATAAAGTTAATACTTTCTTTTACTCCTGTCCCAAAAAGAATCAATTTGACACATAGCTTAGTTATCAGTACCTAAAATACCACATCATAACACAAAATCCATAAAACTTTTGTAATGCAACTAATCTAGTAAATGTCTAGTAGTTGTCAGTTATGAGCAACTTtcaatttgcaaaaaaaaaatcttttcacAAAAGGAAAAACTGCATACAGTTTGATCATTATGTATAACAATACCCAAAGTTGAATTCATTTGTGAAAAATGTCTATTAGTGTCGATATGTTTTATTTGGCAATTGGGTGAAAGAATTTATAGCAATGTTGACACTAAGTCAACTCACTGGCATTTGATATTACAAGCTGTATTGTCTCTCAGTTTATGGCTAATTCATGCATATATGTATCTGGTTTTACATAAAGATTGAGACTCTGACATTGTTTATATCAACAGGGGACAACAAGATTTTTGTTGACATTGATTCCACACTTTAGAAAGGTATACTTTAAACTTTGATTACTCCTAAGTAGTTACTCTTCAGTTATATTAATTTGTTTGCTGCAAATTTGGCATGAAAAAGTAGCAACTTGACCTAGTTGTTGATAATTTAAAAAATGCAATTTAGTCCATGTTTCTTTTTTCCCATTAAGTGATGTCTGAATAgatgatgtttttcaaaatacttgcgAAAATGACAACACACTTGGGAAAACGAAAGGAAAAACTGAAGGAGGGCAAATTAGTAAAAAGTTAAAGCTAAGTTTTTGTTTTCAATGCAGATCTTGTTGTCAGCCTTTGAGTGTTCTCATTGTGGTGAGAGGTAAGTTGTTTCAACTTTTTCTCTTAAAGCATGTGATACTTGTAacaataataaatttaaaatgtttatttatttttttcattaggAATAATGAAGTGCAGTTTGCTGGTGAAATACAGCCTCGAGGGTCTCGTTACTGTGTAGAATTTAAATCGGGTGATCAAAAGGTTGAGGAAATAGAATTGAATGCATaaggaatcaaatccattttacTTTGCactcaaattttgtttttttattaaaatagaccTTAAGAAAGTGAACTACATTACCTGTTTTTGGTAAAAAGAATATATGTTCCCTgcaattttcctttttttttttcacaaacatACATGGGAATTTCATTATTATAAAATTATACTTATGTTTTTCTTTGGCCAAATACAGATGCTTAATCGACAAGTAGTGAAGTCTGAAACTGCTACAATTAAGGTACTTCACTGTGTTCAGTTTTACTTGAAAGATTCaaattttgtatatattttgtaaTCATTTTTCTTATTGATATTATTATTAGGTATGCCATAGTGTGTTATTATATTACCACACAAAAAAACAACTTTTATCTTATTGTAAGGAACTCTTATGCTTCCAATTCTGTTAAATTAACTTCTATTTTGGAGACTAACTTGTATTTTATTTGTTAAAACTGCAAATGCTTATAGCAAATGAAAATAACTTTTTTCTAATTTACTATTTGTGTTTCTGATTTCTCCATTAATAATGAAGCTTTATGCAGGTGCATCTTGGTTAATGGTTTACACATTATTGTTAATGTTTTTAGCAAGTAAAAAAACAGCTTTGATTTTATATTCTTCtggttgaatatatatatatatatatatatatatatatatatatatatatatatatatatatatatatatatatatatatatatatatatatatatatatatatatataaaggaaacTGCATTCTTTTACCCCTTAAGTTTGATTTAGATTAATGATGAAAGAATGTTGCACTTATGCTTTTCCCAAAGTATGTTGACTTCCTTTTTTTTATGTTTGTAGATTCCTCAGCTGGAGTTTGAGATTCCTCCAGAAGCACAACGTGGATCTTTATCAACCGTATGTTATATATCTAGTGTTCATGACTACATTTATTTggaacataaaaaaaattagttattCATATTTACATGGTCTTTTGTTAGTGTTATTAATATATGATTAATGATACTTAACAATTGGATGTTACACATCATGTCAATGGGACAAAATTTGCAATTTTTCTCCTGCTCAAAGAGGTGAGTCAGAGAGAATCACCCTCGATCTCTTCTCTGTGGAAAAGACGTTAATGCCCTTCTCACCCTCACCATTAAAATAGCCCTAGAAAGCTTTCTAGAGGTATCTGTGATAATGAGCATGAgagggcattcatgtctttttCACTGACAAGAGATTGAGAACAAGTCCACCCCCCACCTTTttggagggcatttacgtcttttgcacatatgagagagagagatgaagaaCGAGTCCCTGTCCCACCATCTTTCAaaagggtatttatgtcttttggGTCTTGGAGTTGGAGGCTACTGACACATTTAGGCTTATATCTGTTTCAGGTGGAAGGGATATTACTAAGAGCTTCTGAAGAATTGCAAGCCCTTCAAGAAGAGAGAAAGGTAAGTAGTCTTCTTATGATATCACATGTTGTATTTTCATGTGGTCTGACTTTcttatgttattttatttatttatttatttttttcagaaaGTGGATCCTGAAACTGCTGAGGCAATAGACAAGTTTACACTGAGATTAAAAGAGTGTGCAACAGGAAATTTGTCTTTTACCTTCATTCTTGATGATCCAGCTGGCAACAGTTTTGTAGAAAATCCGTAAGTTTCTCTTTTTAATCTACAGAAATATTTGTATAAACTCATGGAATTCAGTTTCATTTCTTTCTGATTTCTTTACATGACTGAAATACCCTTTTTCAATCCTATTGTTAACATTGTCATATGttggtttgtttttttatttgtttcgGAATTTGTATCTGTGTGTGGATAAAATAAATGTATTGTATACTTTATATCTTTACCTAGAGACAGCTTCTGTGAACAAGAAATTAATAAAAGTGTAATTTTACGTGTTTTTACAAGTATTCCTTTAAGTTTTATAAAGAATATAAGAAAGGGTAGTTCTGTCATTTGTTATTATTTACGTTTTTAATAGATTCACAAACCATACAAAACTGTACCTCTATTTATATAAAATCATACTTCCATACATTTCTATTACAACATTGCACTTACATATTTTTTTCTTCTTATTAACGCATCACCCTTAAAAAAATCTACAGAACTAAtcaatcattattattattatttcaatttTTGTTTTTTCTAACTAGAGCACTGTCCTTTAAAAAAAGTATCCCAATTATCACATTAAAAGTTTCTTTATATTGGGATAATTGCTATAACTCTTTTAGAAGTGAAAGTACATTGGTATTTATTtcatttaacttatttttttctttttttatttaattttggcaACAGATTTGCTCCATCTCCAGATCCATCATTAAGAATTGAGTTTTATGATAGAAGTCATGAGCAACAAGCAACATTAGGATACCTGTTTGATCCTTCACTATCTGCAGAAGTTAACAATCAAACATCATTAAATAATATTCCTTCTGAAGGAACTGTTGAACCGCATGGGTCAGTTGGGGCAGTGGCCGGGCGGCGGGCAATTGCCCAGGGCAATACTGTGGAATTTGCTGAAGCTCTCTTTCGATATACTGCTCCAGAAGAGGTACTTCTTTTAACCTTTAATTTGTATAAATTAGGGTTAATCTCATAAACGACcttatattttctatttttttttttttttttttttttttttttttttttttccggattaaaccttAACTTTATATTTTGTTGACAGGTGATGACTTTTCCATCAACATGTGGTGCTTGTGCTGTAAGCTGCGAGACTCGGATGTATCTCACCAGTatcctttgttttttttttacttccatttatttgttttttacaGCATCTTACTTTCTTTTCTTTCTATTACATTACAACACTATactttcaaaatttttttttcttttcttatcaAGGCATTGTACTTTCAGTCAATACAAAATTTCATATAACAGTGGGGAACAAAAGGTATAAATTTTCACAACAATGGACCATAAATTGAAAGTTGAAATACTCTTTTTCAAGCATATTTCTTTCAAAATTTTGTTCCACTTGACTTTTATTTagaaatcccttattttcaaGAAGTTATTGTCATGGCATCTACTTGTGATGGTTGTGGCTATCGGAATTCTGAGGTTTGTTTTGTAcacatttcatttcatttcatttcattttttatACTTCTTTCTCTCACCCCTCCCTTTTTTTGATATTTGTGCATTAAATTTCAAAGTTATATATATtgtcacataacataaacataaacataaacataaacataaacataatattcCATTTTCATTTTCTACAGTTGAAACCTGGTGGTGCTATTCCTCCTAAAGGAAAGAAAATTTCTGTTACTGTGAAAAACATAGTCGACTTGAGCCGTGATGTCATAAAGGTATGTCCACTTGTAAATTTCAACATACGGATaattgcaagaaatagcaacttaCTTTAATTAATTTGTGTATTATTTATAGCATCTtgttttcatttctttctattaaatCAAGGGTTAATCTcaaaaaagaccttatattttgtgttttttctggattaaacctcaaatttattttttgcctgaaaatgacctttattttttttttttaattttttccgatctggcccttttagtcatttttgccaaaaaaatttgtaaaatgtgagggtttttttgagaaaaactaaaaaagtcGAGGGTTTATTTGGAAGTATTTAGAAAGTTGAGggtattttttttggaaaaaaatacaTAGTTGAGGGcttttttggaaaaaatgaaaaaatacaaggcCTTTTTCAggtaaaaaataaatttgaggtttaatccgGACAAAACGCAAAATAAAAGGTCTTTTCTTGAGATTAACCCTTAAATCAATCTActttcacatttttttttcttattaagacatagtacattgataaatttACTTATTATAACATTGTGCTCccattctattttttttaataggACATTGTAATTTAATGTtgtctacccaattatagcagtGAAAGTTGCTTTGTATTTTGACAAAATTGCTATAATTAGGTAATTTTTCAGAGTAATAAtaggaaaaaaaatgaaagtatgaaTTGAAAGCATGTTGCTATTTCTTCATTTCTTGCATTCTTCAACCCTATAATATATACAACTTTTGATAAATTATAACTTTTATTTTGTAGTCGGATACTGCAAGTGTAGAAATTCCAGAAATTGATTTGGAGTTGACAAGTGGCACATTGGGAGGTATTGTGACAACTATTGAAGGTTTAATTACAAAAATAAGTGAAggtaatttataattaatttctcTCGCTCACCATTTTTACTTTTTATATAGCCACTGTCTGAactattattatcataataatcataaaataataatagtTCAAAtggctaaaccctaaaccctaaattgacCGAAATGGTTTTGTGTATTGCAGCTTTAGAGAGAGTGCATGGGTTT containing:
- the LOC111909127 gene encoding uncharacterized protein LOC111909127, with translation MESTKDAATILDVRSVVEAISTDDDNAPVYQVESLCMRCHENGTTRFLLTLIPHFRKILLSAFECSHCGERNNEVQFAGEIQPRGSRYCVEFKSGDQKMLNRQVVKSETATIKIPQLEFEIPPEAQRGSLSTVEGILLRASEELQALQEERKKVDPETAEAIDKFTLRLKECATGNLSFTFILDDPAGNSFVENPFAPSPDPSLRIEFYDRSHEQQATLGYLFDPSLSAEVNNQTSLNNIPSEGTVEPHGSVGAVAGRRAIAQGNTVEFAEALFRYTAPEEVMTFPSTCGACAVSCETRMYLTKIPYFQEVIVMASTCDGCGYRNSELKPGGAIPPKGKKISVTVKNIVDLSRDVIKSDTASVEIPEIDLELTSGTLGGIVTTIEGLITKISEALERVHGFTFGDSLEEGRKDKWQDFRARLIKLLSLEEPWTLIMDDALSNSFIAPASDDIKDDHQLTIEEYERSWEQNEELGLNDMDTSSADAAYNATS